A genomic stretch from Antarcticibacterium flavum includes:
- the mrdA gene encoding penicillin-binding protein 2: MRRLLLYIIILTTGIVFLARLFYLQVLDDSFVRLSEDNAVKVVYDYPQRGYIFDRNGNLLVSNQPSYDVMAIPRNVKAFDTAEFCSILNITPEQLAQKLDKAKIYSPRLPSIIVPQLSKSEYAYFQEKMRNYPGFYIQKRSQRDYQIENAANVLGYITEVNRKIIEDNPYYISGDLIGKQGIEGYYEELLRGVKGVKYIQKDRFNRDIGAFKDGIFDTLPKKGKDLTITIDSELQAYGEKLMENKWGGIVALEPATGEILALITAPSYDPAKLVGRKRSPNFSELYYDSIARPLYDRGLLAEYPPGSPFKTINALIGLQEGVVTTEDRFHCSGGYFYGRGRKMGCHPHSSPLNMVPGIAQSCNAYFANVYRRTIEKYPTPQEGVDTWANHLASFGLGDYLGSDLSTGRPGKIPTADYYNKIYQYPTYKWFSTATLSNAIGQGEVLMTPIQLANMTAAIANKGWYYTPHILKKIEGKPIKDEAFTEKKFTTIEPRHFEPVIEGMHQVYKSGTASTLRIPDIEIAGKTGTAENFTRIGGKRVQLTDHSIFIAFAPVDDPKIAMAVFVENGYWGGRYAGRIAGLMIEKYLKGTITRTDMEKWILTHSLEDEYMKPYSGESFRINQ, translated from the coding sequence ATGAGAAGATTGCTGCTATACATCATTATTCTTACCACCGGGATCGTATTCCTGGCCCGGCTTTTCTACCTGCAGGTACTGGATGATTCTTTTGTAAGATTATCTGAAGACAATGCTGTCAAAGTAGTTTATGATTACCCGCAGCGCGGTTATATCTTTGACAGGAACGGCAACCTGCTTGTTTCAAATCAGCCTTCCTATGATGTTATGGCAATTCCTCGAAATGTAAAGGCATTTGATACTGCCGAGTTTTGCAGCATCCTTAATATCACCCCGGAACAACTTGCTCAAAAACTTGATAAGGCAAAGATCTATTCACCCCGCTTACCCTCTATAATCGTCCCGCAGTTATCAAAATCTGAATACGCTTATTTCCAGGAAAAAATGCGTAACTATCCCGGATTCTATATTCAAAAACGATCACAGCGTGATTATCAAATAGAAAATGCTGCCAATGTTTTAGGATATATTACAGAGGTTAACAGAAAGATCATTGAAGATAATCCATACTACATTTCTGGAGATCTTATTGGAAAACAAGGTATAGAAGGATATTACGAGGAATTGCTGCGTGGGGTCAAGGGAGTAAAATATATTCAAAAAGACAGGTTTAACCGTGATATAGGCGCCTTTAAAGATGGGATCTTTGACACCCTGCCCAAAAAAGGCAAAGACCTTACTATAACTATTGATTCTGAACTACAGGCATACGGCGAGAAATTAATGGAAAATAAATGGGGAGGCATTGTAGCACTTGAACCTGCCACAGGGGAGATACTTGCGCTTATAACTGCTCCAAGTTACGACCCCGCAAAGTTGGTTGGCCGTAAAAGGTCGCCCAATTTCTCTGAACTCTATTATGACTCCATCGCCCGGCCCCTGTATGATCGGGGACTACTGGCAGAATACCCACCCGGTTCTCCATTTAAAACAATAAATGCGCTTATTGGGCTACAGGAAGGAGTGGTAACCACAGAGGATAGATTTCACTGCAGCGGCGGCTATTTTTATGGCCGGGGTAGAAAAATGGGATGTCACCCACATAGCAGCCCCCTGAATATGGTGCCGGGAATTGCACAATCCTGTAATGCCTATTTCGCAAATGTCTATAGAAGAACAATAGAAAAATATCCTACTCCCCAGGAAGGCGTGGACACCTGGGCTAACCACCTGGCAAGTTTTGGCCTCGGGGATTACCTGGGAAGCGACCTCTCTACGGGACGTCCTGGCAAGATCCCAACTGCCGATTATTATAATAAGATCTACCAATATCCAACCTATAAATGGTTCTCAACAGCAACCCTATCTAATGCTATTGGACAGGGAGAAGTCTTGATGACCCCTATACAGCTGGCGAATATGACTGCTGCAATTGCAAACAAGGGCTGGTATTACACCCCGCATATCTTAAAGAAAATTGAAGGAAAGCCTATTAAAGACGAGGCTTTTACTGAGAAGAAATTCACCACCATAGAACCCCGGCACTTTGAGCCTGTGATAGAAGGGATGCACCAGGTTTATAAAAGTGGGACAGCCTCTACCCTGCGTATTCCAGATATAGAGATTGCAGGAAAAACAGGTACGGCAGAGAATTTTACCAGGATTGGAGGCAAAAGGGTGCAGCTAACAGACCATTCTATCTTTATAGCCTTTGCCCCGGTTGATGATCCCAAAATTGCCATGGCAGTTTTTGTGGAAAATGGTTATTGGGGAGGACGCTATGCCGGGAGGATCGCAGGTCTTATGATCGAGAAATACCTGAAGGGAACCATCACCCGTACAGACATGGAAAAATGGATCCTTACTCACAGCCTGGAAGATGAATACATGAAACCGTACAGCGGGGAATCCTTTAGAATTAACCAATAA
- a CDS encoding GAF domain-containing protein yields the protein MAFQQLKQDVTSILAQNNVSVENRLQEVCALLEKNITYYNWVGFYFKNGDKEELKLGPYVGEPTDHTIIPFGKGICGQVAVSNQNFVVPDVKAQDNYIACSINVKAEIVVPLFVNGENFGQIDIDSNTPDPFTKEDEKFLEYVNAEVAKVIEAEGFLV from the coding sequence ATGGCTTTTCAACAATTAAAACAGGATGTTACCTCCATATTAGCTCAAAATAATGTTTCTGTAGAAAACAGGCTTCAAGAGGTTTGTGCACTTCTCGAAAAAAATATCACCTATTACAACTGGGTGGGTTTTTACTTCAAGAATGGAGATAAAGAGGAATTAAAACTGGGACCTTATGTAGGTGAGCCTACAGACCATACTATCATCCCCTTCGGAAAAGGAATTTGCGGACAGGTTGCTGTCTCAAATCAAAATTTCGTGGTGCCAGATGTGAAAGCACAGGACAACTACATCGCCTGCAGCATCAATGTAAAGGCAGAGATTGTAGTACCTTTATTTGTGAATGGCGAGAACTTCGGACAAATAGATATCGACTCCAACACCCCGGATCCCTTTACAAAAGAAGACGAGAAATTTCTGGAATATGTGAATGCTGAAGTAGCTAAAGTTATTGAGGCAGAGGGATTTCTTGTTTAG
- a CDS encoding rod shape-determining protein MreD, whose protein sequence is MNNTILINSLRFIFLVLLQVLLLNNINFLGYVNPYLYLLFLVLYPFNTSQSLFLFLAFLLGITIDAFEDSGGIHAAASLFAAYIRPVFLRFSFGVSYDYQTVKLSNTPYGARISYITLLVFVHHLVLFTLEMFDFSHLFLILKKTFFSGIFTIILILISLTLFKPKRR, encoded by the coding sequence ATGAATAACACGATACTCATAAACAGCCTGCGCTTTATTTTCCTTGTATTATTGCAGGTGCTCCTGCTTAATAATATTAATTTTTTGGGATATGTCAATCCATATCTATACTTGCTGTTCCTGGTGCTCTACCCCTTTAACACTTCCCAATCCCTGTTTTTATTCCTGGCATTCCTTTTGGGTATAACTATTGATGCCTTCGAGGATAGTGGCGGGATACATGCTGCAGCAAGTTTATTTGCGGCATATATAAGGCCAGTATTTTTACGGTTTTCCTTTGGAGTGAGTTATGATTACCAAACGGTAAAGCTTTCCAACACCCCTTATGGGGCCCGTATAAGTTATATTACACTCCTGGTATTTGTACATCATTTGGTATTATTTACCCTGGAAATGTTTGACTTTTCACATTTATTTTTAATATTGAAAAAAACCTTCTTTTCGGGTATATTTACCATTATATTGATCCTTATCAGCTTAACCTTATTTAAACCAAAACGCCGATGA
- a CDS encoding rod shape-determining protein yields the protein MGFFDFLIEEIAIDLGTANTLIIHNDKVVVDSPSIVARDRTTGKITAVGKEAAMMQGKTHENIKTIRPLKDGVIADFDASEKMLTMFIKEIPALKKKMFAPALRMVICIPSGITEVEMRAVKESAERVNGKEVYLIHEPMAAAIGIGVDIMQPKGNMIVDIGGGTTEIAVIALGGIVCDKSIKIAGDVFTNDIVYYMRTQHNLYVGERTAEKIKIQIGAATEDLEVPPDEMSVQGRDLLTGKPKQVQISYREIAKALDKSILRIEDAVMETLSQTPPELAADIYNTGIYLAGGGSMLRGLDKRLSLKTDLPVYIAEDPLRAVVRGTGICLKNLSRYKGILIK from the coding sequence ATGGGATTTTTTGATTTTCTCATTGAAGAAATAGCAATTGACTTAGGAACGGCAAATACACTTATAATCCATAACGATAAAGTAGTTGTGGACAGCCCTTCCATAGTCGCCCGGGACCGCACTACGGGAAAAATAACCGCGGTGGGAAAAGAAGCTGCGATGATGCAGGGGAAAACCCATGAGAATATCAAAACAATTCGACCACTTAAGGATGGCGTAATTGCCGATTTTGATGCAAGTGAGAAAATGCTCACTATGTTCATCAAGGAAATACCGGCCCTTAAGAAAAAAATGTTTGCACCTGCCTTAAGAATGGTAATTTGTATTCCTTCGGGAATTACAGAAGTAGAGATGAGGGCTGTAAAGGAAAGTGCAGAAAGAGTGAATGGTAAGGAAGTATATCTTATCCACGAACCTATGGCCGCCGCTATAGGTATTGGAGTTGATATCATGCAGCCAAAAGGAAATATGATCGTGGATATAGGTGGTGGTACCACAGAGATTGCGGTGATCGCTCTGGGAGGGATCGTTTGTGACAAATCGATCAAGATCGCCGGTGATGTTTTCACCAATGATATAGTTTATTATATGCGTACCCAGCACAACCTTTATGTTGGGGAACGTACTGCAGAGAAAATAAAAATCCAGATTGGTGCTGCCACAGAAGATCTTGAAGTGCCGCCAGATGAAATGAGCGTACAGGGCCGTGACCTTTTAACAGGGAAACCTAAACAGGTGCAAATCTCCTACAGGGAAATTGCCAAAGCCCTGGATAAATCCATATTAAGGATTGAAGATGCGGTTATGGAAACCCTTTCTCAAACCCCGCCCGAGCTTGCTGCCGATATTTACAATACCGGTATCTATCTTGCAGGTGGTGGTTCTATGCTACGCGGCCTTGATAAACGCCTTTCCTTAAAAACAGATCTTCCGGTTTACATCGCTGAGGACCCTCTTAGAGCAGTGGTAAGAGGTACGGGAATATGTCTAAAAAATCTTAGCCGTTATAAGGGAATCTTGATAAAGTAG
- the mreC gene encoding rod shape-determining protein MreC: protein MQQIFNFLIRNKNNILFLLLLSLSLFLTIQSHSFHKSKFISSANAITGGIYGRAANIQNYFHLEDYNKRLLEENKQLRSLLANVKDTTALETITDSSLVEGIYTFRTARVINNNYSKVDNYITLDRGANSGIQKEYGVITSQGIVGIIDHVTQKYSRAISILNSNSRINAQLKKSFHFGSLVWNGKDPNLVQLIDVPRLAPVQVGDTIVTGGRSLIFPQGIPIGEVEEFSLDQNESYYTLNIRLFNDMTNIGHVYIIENEDKEEIKALETANE, encoded by the coding sequence ATGCAGCAGATATTTAATTTTCTTATCCGCAATAAGAATAACATTTTATTCCTGTTGCTGCTCAGCCTTTCCCTGTTCCTAACTATACAGTCACATTCATTCCATAAAAGCAAGTTCATAAGTTCTGCCAACGCGATAACGGGCGGTATTTATGGCCGTGCAGCAAATATTCAGAATTATTTTCACCTGGAAGATTATAACAAACGACTTCTTGAGGAAAACAAACAGCTGCGAAGCCTGCTTGCGAATGTGAAAGACACAACAGCTCTGGAGACAATTACCGATTCCAGCCTTGTAGAAGGTATTTATACCTTTCGTACAGCAAGGGTAATAAATAATAATTATTCCAAGGTAGATAATTATATTACCCTGGACAGGGGAGCAAACTCTGGCATCCAAAAGGAATACGGGGTAATCACCAGCCAGGGGATCGTGGGGATAATAGATCATGTGACTCAAAAATATTCCCGCGCCATTTCAATCCTCAATTCCAATTCCAGGATAAATGCCCAGCTTAAAAAAAGTTTTCATTTTGGATCCCTGGTTTGGAATGGTAAGGATCCTAACCTGGTACAACTTATAGATGTGCCGCGCCTGGCACCAGTGCAGGTAGGAGATACCATTGTCACAGGGGGAAGGTCACTTATTTTTCCACAAGGTATTCCAATTGGTGAGGTTGAGGAATTTTCCCTGGACCAAAATGAAAGTTACTATACCTTAAACATTCGCCTGTTCAACGATATGACCAATATTGGCCACGTCTACATTATTGAAAATGAAGATAAGGAAGAGATAAAAGCCCTGGAGACCGCCAATGAATAA
- the purH gene encoding bifunctional phosphoribosylaminoimidazolecarboxamide formyltransferase/IMP cyclohydrolase, protein MSDLKSAKSALISVFSKDGLEPIARKLNELGISIYSTGGTEEFIKDLGIDVIPVEDVTSYPSILGGRVKTLHPKVFGGILNRQDHKGDVAEMAKYEIPQIDIVIVDLYPFEKTVASGASEADIIEKIDIGGISLIRAAAKNFKDVICVSSVEDYSAFLDLLSEKNGETTFEDRKRFAAKAFNVSSHYDTAIFNYLNTEEEVFKQSFSQGMPLRYGENPHQKGTFYGDFNEMFDQVHGKELSYNNLLDVDAAVNLMQEFKGEAPTFAILKHNNACGLAQRDTILEAYKDALAGDPVSAFGGILISNVEIDAATAEEIHNLFCEVVIAPSYSEEAIEILKGKKNRIILIQKETELPTHLVRTCLNGVLVQDRDHKTDRADELTQSTNNKPTAKELNDLIFASKICKHTKSNTTVLAKNRQLLASGTGQTSRVDALRHSIEKAGSFEFDLKGAVMASDAFFPFPDCVEIAGNAGITAVIQPGGSIKDQLSIDYCNDNNIAMVMTGTRHFKH, encoded by the coding sequence ATGAGCGATTTAAAATCTGCGAAATCTGCACTTATTTCTGTTTTTAGTAAAGATGGGCTGGAACCAATAGCCCGAAAGCTTAATGAGCTGGGAATCAGCATTTATTCAACAGGAGGTACAGAGGAGTTTATTAAGGATTTGGGTATTGATGTAATTCCCGTAGAGGATGTTACCTCGTACCCCTCGATCCTTGGAGGAAGGGTGAAAACCTTACATCCAAAGGTATTCGGAGGAATTCTTAACAGGCAGGATCATAAGGGAGATGTAGCTGAAATGGCGAAGTACGAGATCCCGCAAATTGACATTGTGATCGTGGATCTTTATCCTTTTGAAAAAACTGTAGCCTCAGGTGCTTCTGAAGCTGATATTATTGAAAAAATAGACATTGGAGGGATATCTCTAATCCGGGCCGCGGCGAAAAATTTTAAGGATGTGATCTGTGTTTCTTCTGTTGAGGATTATTCAGCTTTCCTGGATCTTCTTTCAGAAAAAAATGGAGAGACCACTTTTGAGGACAGGAAGCGGTTTGCAGCAAAGGCATTCAATGTTTCTTCCCATTACGATACTGCGATCTTTAATTATCTAAATACCGAAGAAGAGGTTTTCAAGCAGAGCTTTTCTCAAGGGATGCCACTTCGTTATGGTGAAAATCCGCATCAAAAAGGTACATTCTACGGGGATTTCAATGAGATGTTTGACCAGGTGCACGGGAAGGAACTTTCTTATAACAACCTTCTTGATGTAGATGCCGCAGTGAATCTAATGCAGGAATTTAAAGGGGAAGCACCTACTTTCGCTATCCTGAAGCATAACAATGCCTGCGGACTCGCTCAAAGGGACACGATCCTTGAAGCTTATAAAGATGCTTTGGCCGGGGATCCGGTTTCAGCTTTCGGCGGAATTTTGATCAGCAATGTGGAAATTGATGCCGCGACTGCTGAAGAAATCCACAACTTATTCTGTGAGGTAGTTATTGCTCCGTCTTATTCTGAAGAAGCCATTGAGATATTGAAAGGAAAGAAAAACAGGATCATTCTTATTCAGAAAGAAACTGAACTTCCTACCCACCTGGTACGCACCTGTTTAAACGGGGTACTGGTACAGGACAGGGACCATAAAACCGATCGTGCAGATGAATTAACGCAGTCTACCAATAATAAACCTACGGCTAAGGAGTTAAATGACCTGATTTTTGCATCAAAAATTTGCAAGCATACAAAATCCAATACCACCGTTTTAGCTAAAAACAGGCAATTACTCGCAAGCGGTACCGGGCAAACCTCCAGGGTAGATGCCCTTAGGCACAGTATTGAAAAAGCCGGTTCTTTTGAATTTGACCTTAAAGGCGCTGTTATGGCAAGTGATGCCTTTTTCCCGTTCCCAGATTGTGTGGAAATAGCAGGAAATGCAGGAATAACCGCTGTTATCCAGCCCGGTGGTTCAATTAAGGACCAATTAAGCATAGATTATTGCAATGATAATAATATTGCCATGGTGATGACAGGCACAAGGCATTTTAAACATTAA
- the rodA gene encoding rod shape-determining protein RodA: MSKPGVAFDWITILLYLLLVLFGWVNIYSASLGDNPSSIFDFNEVYGKQAVWIILSFLLIVVTLAIDSRFYQRFSSVIYIFALLSLAGLFVFGRTIAGQTAWYVIGGVSLQPAEFVKVATALAIAKYASGIQTNFKLIKHQLTAFVIIALPIFLIFLQPDPGSALVYFAFVFPLYREGLHIAYILLGFFAALLFVTTLVFGSVVNIVGIVIVAILIFLYNRRRRPSIIKYLFFTAMAIGFSLSVTYVFENVMKQHHRDRFNIVLGQEVDRKGIGYNTNQSEIAIGSGGWFGKGWTEGTQTKGQFVPEQHTDYIFSTVGEEWGFFGTSVVITLFILLMIRLLYLSERQRSVFNRVYGYSITGIIFFHFMVNIGMVIGIFPTVGIPLPFFSYGGSGLWGFTLLLFIFIKLDAERMSYW, encoded by the coding sequence ATGTCCAAACCCGGAGTTGCTTTTGACTGGATAACCATCCTGCTATACCTTTTACTGGTGCTTTTTGGCTGGGTAAATATCTACTCTGCCTCCCTGGGAGATAATCCCTCCTCCATCTTTGATTTTAACGAAGTATACGGGAAGCAGGCCGTCTGGATCATTTTGAGCTTTCTTCTTATCGTGGTCACCCTCGCCATAGATTCCAGGTTTTATCAACGGTTTTCCAGCGTGATCTATATTTTTGCACTTCTTTCCCTGGCAGGCCTATTTGTCTTCGGGCGCACAATTGCGGGACAAACTGCCTGGTATGTAATAGGAGGAGTAAGCTTACAGCCGGCAGAGTTTGTAAAGGTTGCTACGGCCCTGGCAATTGCGAAATATGCCAGTGGTATTCAAACAAATTTTAAGCTTATAAAGCACCAGCTAACGGCGTTTGTCATCATTGCACTACCAATCTTTCTCATTTTTCTCCAGCCCGATCCCGGTAGCGCCCTGGTATATTTCGCTTTCGTGTTTCCTTTATACCGTGAAGGCTTGCATATAGCTTATATTTTACTTGGCTTTTTTGCCGCTCTTTTATTCGTTACCACCCTTGTTTTTGGATCCGTAGTGAATATAGTGGGGATTGTGATAGTAGCTATATTGATTTTTCTTTATAACCGCCGAAGAAGGCCAAGCATTATAAAGTATCTTTTCTTCACAGCCATGGCAATTGGCTTTTCCCTCTCTGTAACTTATGTATTTGAGAATGTGATGAAACAGCATCACAGGGACAGGTTTAATATAGTCCTTGGCCAGGAGGTGGACAGGAAGGGAATTGGGTACAACACTAACCAAAGTGAGATCGCTATTGGCAGCGGCGGCTGGTTTGGCAAAGGCTGGACAGAGGGCACACAAACCAAAGGACAATTTGTCCCTGAACAACATACAGATTATATCTTTAGCACCGTAGGTGAGGAATGGGGCTTCTTTGGAACTTCTGTAGTAATCACGCTGTTTATCCTGCTTATGATAAGATTGCTTTATTTATCTGAAAGGCAGCGATCTGTCTTCAACAGGGTTTATGGATACAGCATCACCGGGATCATCTTCTTCCATTTTATGGTTAACATTGGGATGGTGATTGGCATCTTCCCTACAGTGGGAATCCCGTTACCTTTCTTCAGCTATGGAGGTTCGGGCCTATGGGGCTTCACCCTCCTGCTCTTTATTTTTATAAAACTGGATGCGGAAAGAATGTCATACTGGTAG
- a CDS encoding ABC transporter permease — translation MLIYLRLLKESFNFAINALRNNKLRTFLSLLGVTIGIFSIIAVLAAVDSLEREIKGTMSSLDNSTIILMRFSFGPTEVPRWKREQFPDMSYDEYQYLNRSMDDVEAISYAMNVPRENIRYGDMTVEKVEIGAITEGYYDIEALQLETGRFFNEAESVSGSPVIVLGHEVANNLFGSSDPIGQQVRLYGRKFSVIGVLKKEGMNIFGNSKDEAALLPVNVVRRIYGDNNRNTFPQIVIKPEAGVDNAEFIAKLKQQLRSYRGLKPDEIDNFFVNQLQGFADLIDNITSQMNFIGLIISGFSLLVGGFGIANIMFVSVKERTNLIGIQKSLGAKNRFILFQFLFEAVILAVIGGLIGLFLVWLVSLAASQFTGEFQFILSPWNMFLGTAVSAAIGLVSGIIPAISASKLDPVEAIRTGM, via the coding sequence ATGCTTATTTATCTAAGGCTTCTCAAGGAAAGTTTCAATTTCGCCATCAATGCGCTGCGCAATAACAAGCTTCGTACATTTTTATCTTTACTTGGGGTTACTATTGGGATCTTTTCTATAATCGCGGTCCTCGCTGCAGTGGATTCCCTGGAAAGGGAGATCAAGGGGACTATGAGTTCCCTGGATAACAGCACCATCATCCTTATGCGGTTTTCTTTTGGCCCAACAGAGGTGCCAAGGTGGAAAAGGGAGCAGTTTCCAGATATGTCCTATGACGAATACCAGTACCTTAACCGCAGTATGGACGATGTCGAGGCGATAAGCTATGCGATGAACGTGCCAAGGGAGAATATTCGCTATGGTGACATGACTGTTGAAAAGGTAGAAATTGGTGCTATTACTGAAGGTTATTATGATATCGAGGCACTGCAGCTGGAAACCGGAAGGTTCTTTAATGAAGCAGAATCTGTTAGCGGGTCACCGGTAATTGTACTGGGTCATGAAGTTGCCAACAATCTTTTTGGAAGCAGTGATCCCATAGGACAACAGGTTAGGCTCTATGGTAGAAAATTTTCAGTAATTGGAGTGCTGAAAAAGGAGGGCATGAACATCTTCGGGAACTCTAAGGACGAAGCTGCCTTGCTACCGGTAAATGTGGTGCGAAGGATCTACGGCGATAACAACAGGAATACCTTCCCGCAAATAGTGATAAAACCTGAAGCAGGGGTGGATAATGCCGAGTTCATAGCCAAATTAAAACAGCAACTGCGAAGTTACCGCGGACTCAAACCCGACGAGATCGATAATTTCTTTGTGAACCAGCTGCAGGGGTTTGCAGACCTTATTGATAACATCACCAGCCAGATGAATTTCATAGGCCTTATCATTAGCGGATTTTCACTTTTGGTTGGAGGATTTGGAATAGCCAACATCATGTTCGTGAGCGTGAAAGAACGCACAAACCTCATTGGGATACAAAAATCTTTGGGAGCAAAGAACAGGTTTATTTTATTTCAGTTCTTATTTGAAGCCGTTATCCTCGCGGTAATAGGTGGGCTTATTGGTTTATTCCTGGTTTGGCTGGTTTCACTTGCCGCATCGCAGTTCACAGGGGAATTCCAGTTTATTCTTTCCCCCTGGAACATGTTTCTTGGTACCGCAGTATCAGCAGCGATTGGATTGGTTTCGGGAATCATCCCGGCAATCTCTGCATCCAAGTTGGATCCTGTGGAGGCGATACGGACGGGAATGTAA
- a CDS encoding exosortase F system-associated membrane protein: MTVKTRYRVAGISLLVGLLVLIRYFEHKLFYDPLIHFFYSDYLNGGVPNFETTRLLLNVVFRYFLNSLISLGIIYIAFFDRNILKFSVLLYSLLFFLCFPVFMFLVFTIENENFLALFYVRRFLIHPVFIIILLPAFYYYRLLERRKKQL, encoded by the coding sequence ATGACGGTAAAAACAAGATATAGGGTTGCCGGGATCTCCCTGCTGGTGGGGTTGTTGGTCCTGATACGTTATTTTGAACATAAGTTATTTTATGATCCTCTAATACATTTCTTTTACTCAGATTATCTCAATGGGGGTGTGCCTAATTTTGAAACTACAAGATTATTGCTGAATGTAGTTTTTCGCTATTTTCTCAATTCACTTATCTCACTAGGGATCATCTACATTGCTTTCTTTGACCGAAATATCCTTAAATTTTCTGTGCTCCTGTATTCCCTGCTGTTTTTTCTCTGTTTCCCGGTTTTCATGTTTTTGGTCTTTACAATAGAAAATGAGAATTTTCTTGCGTTGTTTTACGTGCGCAGGTTTTTGATTCATCCCGTTTTCATCATCATTCTATTGCCGGCTTTTTATTATTACAGGTTGCTGGAAAGGAGAAAGAAGCAGCTGTAA
- the xrtF gene encoding exosortase family protein XrtF: MLQLFKKYRSVVIFILTFLGSYLVFSMIYNVYLDLSDGSRYYPDFFTHLVSVQSEAVIKAIGYSAHILPHGEEPSMKLFINDVFLARVVEGCNSISIVILFTSFVLAFFSRVKTTLLFILAGAVIIYAMNIVRIALLTIGIYEYPQYAEFLHSIAFPLVIYGTVFILWIIWVRIFSKTGSDDGKNKI; encoded by the coding sequence TTGCTTCAGTTATTTAAGAAATATAGATCTGTGGTAATCTTCATCCTTACCTTCCTTGGAAGTTACCTGGTGTTTTCTATGATCTATAATGTATACCTGGATCTTTCTGACGGCTCCCGCTATTACCCCGATTTTTTCACGCATCTGGTCTCTGTACAAAGCGAGGCGGTGATCAAAGCAATAGGCTATAGCGCTCATATTTTGCCGCATGGTGAGGAGCCTTCCATGAAACTTTTTATCAATGATGTTTTTCTTGCCAGGGTTGTGGAAGGTTGTAATTCCATAAGTATTGTCATTCTCTTCACTTCCTTTGTGCTTGCGTTTTTTTCAAGGGTGAAAACCACCTTGCTTTTTATCCTGGCAGGGGCAGTGATCATTTATGCTATGAACATCGTGCGTATTGCGCTGCTCACCATCGGGATTTATGAATATCCCCAATATGCCGAATTCCTACATAGCATAGCTTTTCCGCTGGTAATTTACGGGACTGTCTTTATCCTCTGGATCATATGGGTGCGAATATTTTCTAAAACTGGTAGCGATGACGGTAAAAACAAGATATAG